The genome window TAGATTCTTCGATTTCTTTTCCACCTTCTAATTTGATCGCATGTGCACCAGATTCTTTCATGATTCGAACAGAAGATTCTAAGGCTTTTTGCGGATCAGATTGATAAGTTCCGAAAGGTAAATCAACGACAACCAAAGCGCGTTTAGCACCACGAACGACACATTGAGCATGGTAAATCATTTGATCCAAAGTAATTGGCAAAGTAGTTTCGTGACCAGCCATTACATTAGCAGCAGAATCACCAACTAAAATAACTTCAGTTCCAGCCGCATCTACAAGCGAAGCGATTGTAAAATCGTAAGCCGTTAACATCGAAATTTTTTCTCCGGTAAATTTCATGTTACGCACAGTTTCGGTAGTGATACGTTTGATTTCTTTATTTACAGACATTACGTTTATATTTTTAACTTTTGTAAAGTTAATTTGAATATTAAAACAGAACTAATTTTGACTGATATTTTTTCCAGTTTGACAAATGAAGAACAAGATAAACGGTTCGTTGAAAATGAAATAACAATTTTTACAATTTTATAAACGTAAATATACTTGTCTATTTGCTCATTTTTAGTAAATTGGTATTCGAATTGAGAGAATTTCACTAAATTTGTTCTCTTAAACTAATTTTAAATAACCATAAATGAAAATAGCAATAGTGGGAACAGGCTACGTTGGTCTGTCTAACGCAATTTTATTAGCTCAGCATAATGAGGTAGTGGCGTTAGATGTTGTTCCAGAAAAGATTGCAATGCTCAATGCAAAAAAATCTCCAATTGAAGATAAAGAAATTATAGATTTTTTGCAGAATAAGGAGCTTAATTTTCTTGCGACTTTAGACAAAGAAACTGCGTATGCAAATGCAGAATATGTGATTGTTGCAACGCCTACGGACTATGATCCAAAAACAAATTATTTTAATACATCAAGTGTAGAATCGGTTATAAAGGATGTCAAGCAATATAATCCGAATGCTGTAGTTATTATAAAATCGACAGTTCCAGTTGGTTTTGTTGAAGATTTAAAATCACGATTAGAATATCAAAATATTATTTTTTCTCCCGAATTTTTGCGAGAAGGAAAAGCTTTATACGACAATTTATATCCATCAAGAATTATTATTGGTGAACAAAGCGAAAGAGCAGAAGTTTTTGCGAATTTGTTAAAAGAAGGAGCAGTTAAGAAAGATATTCCGACGTTGTTTACACATTCAACCGAAGCAGAAGCAATCAAATTATTTTCGAACACCTATTTAGCTTTGCGTGTCGCTTATTTTAATGAGTTAGATAGCTATGCACAAACATTCAACTTGGATAGTAAACAAATTATCGAAGGAGTTGGTTTAGATCCTCGCATTGGTTCGCATTACAACAATCCATCGTTTGGTTATGGCGGATATTGTTTGCCAAAGGATACGAAGCAATTATTGGCTAATTATGATGCAGTTCCGAATAATATTATTCAAGCAATTGTTGATGCAAACAGAACGCGAAAAGATTTTATTGCAGATTCTATCATCGCAAAAAATCCTAAAAAAGTTGGTGTTTATCGCTTGATTATGAAGTCAGGTTCGGATAATTTTAGAGCATCAGCAATTCAAGGAGTAATGAAACGTATTAAAGCAAAAGGAATTGAAGTGGTGGTTTATGAACCGGTTCTGAAAGAAGATTCTTTCTTTGGATCGAAAGTGATGAATGATTTTGAAGCTTTTAAACAAGAATGTGATGTGATTATCTCGAATCGAAATGCACCTGAATTAGCTGACGTGAAAGAGAAAGTTTATACGCGCGATTTGTTTGGAAACGATTAAAAATAACAACTATAAAATACTATGAAAACTATTTTAATTACAGGTGGAGCTGGATTTATCGGTTCTCACGTTGTAAGAGAATTTGTCTTAAAATATCCTGAAACGAAGATTATAAACCTTGATGCATTGACGTATGCGGGAAATTTAGAGAATTTGAAAGATATCGAAAGTAAATCAAATTACGAATTCGTAAAAGCTGATATTACTGACGCAAAACATATATTAGAAGTTTTTGAAAGACATCAACCAGATGGAGTAATCCATTTAGCTGCCGAATCTCACGTGGATCGTTCAATTACAAATCCGTTGGATTTTGTGATGACAAATGTGATTGGAACAGTAAATTTATTGAATGCTGCAAAAACGATTTGGAACAATAATTTCGAAGGAAAACGTTTTCATCATGTTTCGACAGATGAGGTTTTTGGCGCTTTGGGTGATGAAGGATTCTTTACGGAAGAAACTTCTTATGATCCGCATTCACCTTACTCTGCATCAAAAGCGTCTTCGGATCATTTTGTGAGAGCTTATCATGATACATATGGTTTGCCAATTGTGATGACGAATTGCTCAAACAATTACGGACCAAATCATTTTCCAGAAAAATTAATTCCGTTGTGTATTCATAATATTTTGAACGGAAATCCACTTCCAATTTACGGAGATGGAAAATATACACGCGATTGGTTATTTGTAATTGATCATGCAAAAGCGATTGATTTAGTTTTCCACGAAGGAAAAAATGGAGGTTCTTACAATGTAGGAGGTTTCAATGAGTGGAAAAATATTGATTTGGTAAAAGAATTGTGCAAGCAAATGGACGAAAAATTGGGTAAAGAAGCAGGAACTTCAGAACAATTAATCACATTTGTGAAAGATCGTCCAGGACACGATTTGCGTTACGCGATTGATGCAACAAAAATCAACGAAGAATTAGGCTGGAAACCAAGTGTGACGTTTGAGCAAGGTTTGAGTCTAACAATTGATTGGTTTTTATCAAACAAAGAATGGTTGTACAATGTAACGTCTGGCGATTACCAAAATTATTACGAAAAACAATATAATTAAATAGTTTTAGGTTCTGGAAAAAGAACCTAAAATTTTAAACAACCTAAATTTATTTATTTTATGAGTTTAAACTCAGAAACAAATCAAAGTTGGTCTAACGTAATTACTTCAAAAAATAGTTTATTTTCTTTAAATTTAAAAGAAGTTTGGCGTTACCGAGATTTGGTTTATATGTTAGTGAAACGTGATTTTATTACGTCTTTCAAACAGACTATATTGGGGCCGATTTGGTTTTTTATCAATCCGATTCTTACAACAGTAATGTTTGTTATTATTTTTGGAAGAGTGGCGGGATTATCAACTGATGGAACTCCAATGTTTGCTTTCTATTTGGCAGGGAATATACTGTGGAATTATTTTTCTTCCTGCTTAACAGGAACAGCTTCTGTTTTTAGAGGAAATGCTTCTATTTTTGGGAAAGTTTACTTTCCTCGTTTGGTCATGCCACTTTCTGTTGTAACCTCTAATTTAATGCGATTTGGTGTTCAGTTTGCATTATTTATTATAGTTGTGTTATATTATTACTTTACTGGTGCATCTATAGAACCAAATATGTGGTTATTAGCAACACCATTTTTGATTATTTTAATGGCTGCATTTGCACTAGGAACAGGAATGATTTTATCATCTTTAACAACGAAATACCAAGACGTAAACATGTTATTGGGATTTGGTGTTTCATTAGCTATGTACGCGACACCGGTCATAATGCCCTTATCATCTTTTCCTGATAAATATAGATGGTTAGTTGAATTAAATCCTTTAACAGGCATTTTTGAATGTTTCAAATATGGATTTTTAGGTAAAGGAGATTTTACAATTGGTTTATTAGGTTACTCAACGTTGGTGATTTTTGTTCTTTTAGTAATTGGAACATTGATTTTCAATAAAGTAGAAAAATCATTTATGGATACTGTTTAACTTTTTAAGAATTTAATTATGTCAAAAAATATAGTTTTAGATGTTGAAAATGTTTCGAAACAGTATCGTTTAGGTGAAGTAGGAACAGGTTCGTTGCAACATGATATGAAGCGTTGGTGGGCGAATGTTACAGGAAAAGAAGATCCTTATCTTAAAATAGGCGAAACTAATGATCGTACGCAAAAAGGAGACTCAGATTATGTTTGGGCGCTAAAAGATATTAACTTTCAAGTGGAACAAGGACAGGCTGTTGGGATTATTGGACGTAATGGAGCTGGTAAATCAACATTGTTGAAATTACTTTCTCGCGTTACTAAACCAACAACTGGTTCTATTAAGTATAAAGGACGTATTGCTTCTTTGTTAGAAGTTGGTACAGGTTTCCATCCTGAAATGACGGGACGTGAAAATATTTATTTGAACGGAGCAATTCTTGGAATGACGCGTAAAGAAATCACACGCAAGTTCGATGAAATTGTAGATTTTGCAGGCGTAGAACGTTATATTGATACACCTGTCAAACGTTATTCTTCGGGGATGTATGTTCGTTTAGCTTTTGCTGTAGCCGCGCACTTAGAATCTGAAATTTTAATTGTAGATGAAGTGTTAGCGGTTGGTGATGCCGAATTCCAAAAGAAATGTCTTGGGAAAATGGGAGATGTTACAAAAGGAGAAGGTCGTACCATTTTGTTTGTGAGCCATAATATGACGGCAGTAAAAGAGTTATGTAATACAGGTATTCTAATGAAATATGGAGAAGTGAGTTACAAAGGTGATATGCTTGAAACTATTTTAGAATACCAAAAAGATTACGAATTATCGAATAGCTATATTGCTCAAAATTTGGATGAAGCTGTAGGGAATACTAATATTAAAATTCTTGAATTTTCGGCGAAACCAATAGAAGGCAAAATAATAGATGTAGAGTCTGGAATTCGTGTTAAACTTCAATTTTATAATGCTCAACCTAATATTAATCTTGATGCAACTTTTGAGCTACGCAATTTTGAGGAATTAGTTGTTTATCATGTAGGGAAATTAGTAACTGAGAATAATGACTCTAAATCAGGAATATATACAATAGAGTTTGATATGCCTGCTGGTATGTTGAATGCTGGAAATTATTATTTTAAGCTAATATTTGGAAAAAATCAATCAGAAGCATTGTTTAATATAGATAATCTAATTGGTTTTGAAGTAGAGAATGTAAAAGTAGGAACAAAAACGCATATTTATCCAGGTGTTATTCGCCCTAATTTTGATTATAAAATTGATTTTCAATTATGAAACCTAAAATCATAACTTTAGATAAAATAGGTTCATCACAGCTTGGGTATATAACTATTGCTGAAGCTCAAAAAAATATTCCGTTTGATATAAAAAGGGTTTATTGGACCTATTATACACCGCAAGATATTGTGCGTGGAGGACATGCTCATAAAATTTTGGAGCAAGTAATATTTGCTGTTTCTGGAACAATTACATTCAATACAGAAGATCAAAAAGGAAATAAAGATACCTTTGTACTAGATCATCCTAATAAAGGACTTTATATACCTAAATTAATTTGGCGTGATATTCATTTTACACATAATGCAGTTTTATTGTGTTTAGCTTCTGAACATTATACAGAAGAAGATTATTTTAGAGATTTTAATGAATTTAAATCTTATTCAAAATGATTAATGTACTGATAACATCTTTTGGTTCTAATACAAGTATTGGCGTTGCAAAATGTCTGAAAGATGATGGATGTTTTATAATAGGAACTGATAGTAACCCTTTTTATGAATGCAACGGTTTCAAGTTTGCGAATATTATAGAGCAATTACCTTATTATAATAATCCTTTGTATGAGGAAAAATTATTAAGAATAGTAAAAGATCATAATATAAATTGTATAATACCAATTCATGATAAAGAGATAGAAGTTATTTCGAAAATGAAAGACGAGGGAAGATTAGAAAATGTAAATGTTTCAGTCAACCAGTTTTCTATTGTAAAATTATGTAATGATAAGGCTCAAATAAATGAGTTATTAAAAGAAATTATTCATGTGCCTAAAGTTTATACTGAACTTTCTGAAGATATAAATTTTCCTATTATCATTAAAGATAACGATGGTGTTAGTAGTAAAGACATTAAAGTAATCTTAAATAAAGATGATTTCAAAGAAAAAGATTTTACAAATAAAATTATTCAGGAATATATTAACGGAGAAGAATATACTGTAGATTGTTTTTCGAGTTATTGTGATGATAATCTTTTTTATTACGCTGTAAGAAAAAGGGTTGAAACTAAATCAGGAATGAGTGTCAAGAGCGTCATTGTAGAGAATTTTACGATTGGAGAATGTTGCAAAAAAATTCACGAAATACTAGGTTATAAAGGTGTTTCTAATATACAATTTATAGTAAAAAATGACATTCCATATTTTATTGAAATTAATCCTCGATTTGCAGGAGGAGGAATTTTAACCTATAAATCAGGGTATAACTTTCCATTGATGACGATTAATGAACTTTGTAATAATAAGATCGATTCTGAGGCTAAATTACAAATTGGGAATAAAATGGTAAGATATTATGAAGAAACCTTTTTTAATGAATCCAACGATTGTATTAGACTTTGATGATACTTTAATTGATACAAAGCAGAGACAGTATCAGGTAATTAAAACATTTTTCAATTCCTACCAAATAGAGATAAGTGATTTTGAGAATTATCTAAAATATCGAATATTAAACAAAGCAAGTAATACAGATTTTGCTAGTCAATATTTGAATAATGAAATACAATTAGAAGATTACAAAAACTATTTCAAAACCAGAATAGAATCTGATGATTTCTTAAAATATGACCAACTAATTGTTGAGGTAGAATTATTAAAAAAGATTTCTTTAAACTATAAATTAGTACTACTATCATTAAGAACACATTATAATCAAGGAGAAAAGCAGCTTAGTCAATTAGGACTAAAAGAATATTTTTCGGAAATTTATTTTTTAAAACATCATGAAATAAATCCTAAAACGGATATTTTAATTAACTTAAAACAAAAGTTTTATCCTGTTACCTTTATTGGTGATACTATTAGTGATTATGAAGCTGCAAATAAAAGTGAAGTAGATTTTTACGGAGTTAATACAGGATTATTTTCTCTGTCTAATAATATAAATACTTTTGAAGATATTAATCAATACTTAATAACTAAACTATAAAATACGGATGACAAAATTTAGCCAAGAAAAATTAGAAAATGTTGCAGAAAACAGCCTTTATACAACGTTTACGAATAAAATGACAATAGAATATTCTTTTGAAGTTTTCAAAAGATTTTTAAAAAAAGGAAGTATTTTGGAGTTGGGGCCAGCTGAAGGTCTAATGACAAACTTTCTTAAAGATTTAGATCAAAACTTAACAGTAATAGAAGGTTCTAAAATTTTTGCAAATCAATTAAAAGATAAGTACCCAAGTATTCATGTAATTAATAGCTTATTCGAAGAAGCTGAACCTAATCAGAAGTTTGATAATATTGTATTGGGACATGTATTAGAGCATGTTGAGGATCCTCATATTTTACTTAATCATATAAAACCATGGTTAAAAGAAGATGGCGTTATATTATGTGCTGTTCCTAACGCACGATCATTACATAGACAAGCAGCTGTTGAAATTGGTTTTATTAGTAGTATTTTCGAGATGAGTGAAAAAGATATTCATCATGGACATATGCGTATTTATACTCCTGAAACATTACAAGAAGATTTTCTTAAGGTAGGTTATAAAGTTGAACATAGAGGTGGCTATTGGTTAAAACCATTAACAGATAGTCAACTAGAAGTTGTTTTAGATGAATCTATGTTGAGAGGATTTATGAAATTAGGGGAATCTTATCCAGATATAGCGGGGGAGATTTATATAGTAGCCAAAGTCTAATTTTATATGAAGGAAATATTTAGAATTGATGATAATATTTTTTATCATTCAAAATGGCAAGATAGATCAGCTTCACAAAAATTCAAACATTCCCTTATTTTACCTATAAACACTTATTCTCCTTGGAATGGTGATAGCGATTTCGTGTCAGCTTATGAAAAAGCAAAAAACAATACTTTGTTAGACATTTATAGATGTTATGAACTTTGGGATCTTGCAAAACAATACTCCAACAAAGATGGAGATATATTAGAGGTGGGCGTTTGGCGAGGAGGATCTAGCTTATTGTTAGCAAGTGCAGATAATGGAAAAGGTCATGTGTTTTTATGTGATACTTTTTCTGGAGTTGTAAAAGCATCAGATAAAGATAGTATTTATAAAGGAGGAGAACATGCTGATACTTCAGAGGAAGAAGTAAAACAACTTTTCGCAACTGCAGGTATTTCCAATTACTCAATTTGTAAAGGGATATTCCCAGACGAATCTGAACAAAATGTAACCTCAGAAAAATTCAAAATTTGCCATATAGATGTAGATGTTTATCAGTCTGCAAAGGATATTTTTGAATGGGTACATCCTAAGTTAATAAAAGGGGGAGCTGTTATTTTTGATGATTATGGATTTGCAGCGTGTGAAGGAATCACAACTTTGGTGCATGACATAATTTCAGAATACCAAAATTACATCAAGATTTATAATATTAATGGGCATGCTATTTTAATAAAAACAGATGATTAAATTCCTAGACTTACAAAAAATAAATCTATTATATCAACAAGAAATTGAACAAAAGCTATTAGATGTTTTTCGTTCGGGTTGGTATCTAATGGGCGAAGAAGTAAAAAACTTCGAGAATAATTTGGCAAATTATATTGGAGCAAAACATGCAATAGGAGTGGCTAATGGTTTAGATGCTTTGCGCCTTATTTTTAGAGCGTATATAGAACTTGGTGTGATGAAAGCTGGCGACGAAGTTATTGTTCCTGCGAATACGTATATTGCTTCAATTCTAGCACTTTCAGACAATGGATTATTTCCCGTTTTGGTAGAGCCAGATGATACGACTTTCAATCTAGATATTACGAAGATAGAAGCTGCCATTACAACTAAGACTAAAGCAATCCTGATCGTTCATTTACAAGGAAGAATTGTTTTTAGTGAAGAATTGAAATCTATCACAGCTAAACATAATCTGAAGATTGTCGAAGATAATGCACAAGCAATTGGGGCTACTTGGCAAGATATTAAATCTGGAAATTTGGGAGATGCAGCAGGATTTAGTTTTTATCCTGGGAAGAATCTTGGTGCGTTAGGAGATGCGGGTGCAGTTACGACAAATGATGACGAACTTGCAAAAACTATTCGTGCAATTGCCAATTATGGATCTAACCAAAAATATGTGAATATCTATAAAGGATTAAATTCTCGCTTAGATGAATTGCAAGCTGCTGTTTTGGATGTGAAACTAAAATACATTGACAACGAAAATGAAGCTCGCAGAATAATTGCAAAACGTTTTCTTTCAGAAATCAACAATCCAAAAATTATTCTTCCTGAAAATCCTAAAGATGAAAACGAACATGTATGGCATGTTTTTGTCGTAAGATCTACAGATCGAGATCAACTACAAAACTATTTGAACGAAAAAGGAATACAAACCATCATACATTACCCTATTCCACCTCATCATCAAGAGGCTTACAAAGAACTAAAAGATTTATCTTTTCCAATAACTGAGGCTATGCATAACGAAGTATTGAGCTTGCCTATTTCTTCAATATTGACGGATGAAGAAGTGAGTGAAATTATTAATGTAGTGAATCAGTTTTAATATAGATATGTCTGTTATTCAGGAAAATAATCGTTACTTAAAAAAGAATATTAAAATTGCAAAATTATTATACCATCAAGGATTATATGAAGATTGTATAAATCAAATAGAAAAAACGGCTCAATTTGCGTGGCATTTTTATTCAGGAATATATAGGAGTAATAAGTTAGAAAACCTTTTAAATGATATAGGTAGCCAATTAGTGTATAATAATTCTAAAAAAATTATAAGAAATAATTTAGGGAAATTTAAAATTATTCATATATGTTCAGAAGTATATGAGACAGGAGGTCATACAAAGTTAATGTATAATTGGATAAATGTTGATAGCGAACATGATCACTCTATTGCAACTACAAGATTAAGTTTAGATCAACTTAAAAATCTGACAAAGTTTTATACGTCCTCTATTAATGAAAGTAATTTATATTCTGTTAAAACAGATTCTAAAATAGAGAGTGCAAAACAATTGACTAATATACTCTCTGAAGGTTATGATTTAATAGTCTTACATACACATCCAGATGATTGTTTGGTGAATTTAGTATTTTCTAATCCTCAATTAGAAATACCCGTTTTTATGGTGAATCATGCCGATCATGTTTTTTGGTTAGGTGCTTCTGTAATAGATGTTTTATTACAGATTAGGGAAACGAATATATCTGCAGACAAATTAAGAAGACAATTGAAAAATCAATTTTTTCTACCAATACCTATTGTTCTTGAAGAAAATAAAACACCAAATGTTTTAAAAGATTATAAAATAATTAATTTGCTATCTACAGGCTCTTACTACAAATATCTACCTGATGGTAAATACAATTTTCTTGAAGAGATGAAACGATTAGTCAATAAGTTTCAGAATGTAGTTGTTCATATAGTAGGTATTGATAAAGATTCAGACTATGCACTACAATATAAGCACGAAAGAATAATTTACCATGGATTAATAAACCAAGAAAAATTAGAAATAATAGAAGATAAAACAGATATATACTTAGAAGGGTTTCCTACTCCATCTTTTATGTCTTTGTTAAAACCAGCATTAAAAAAAATACCTTTTCAGTTACATTATAATCCTTCTTTAGTTTATAAATTATTTAATGATGATTCAGAATATTATATAGATTATCCTAATAATATAGAAGAATGGAGAAAGGCTATAGAAAAATTAATAAATAACGAGGAATATAGATCAATAGTAGCTCAAAAACAATTTGAATATGTTAGCCAATCTTATCAGTTGTCCTCTTGGAAAGAAAAAATAGCTGAATTATATAAAAACTCTAAGATACTCGTTCATCATATAAATAAAGAGAATAAAGATATTTATATTGAGGGCGAAAATGAATCTAAAATAGCTTTATTAGAATATGATGTGAAAATTTCACATTTTCAGTATACCGAAAAACTTAATTTACTAAGTAAGTTGCAAGTATATTACTATAGTAAGCATAAACACAATAAAATACATTATCAATTAAGTTCAGGAATTTATTATTATCTTAAAAATAAAGACACTCGTTTTTTTTAAATTATATATATCATGAGTATTGAAAGAAGCTCTAATAACTTTGATTTTCTACGACTTATCTTTGCAAGTCTTGTAATAGTTTCACATTCATTTCCTCTAACAGGGAAACAAGAATGGTTTGAAGTGCATACAAATGGACAATTTGGATTAGGAAGCCTTTCTGTTAATATATTTTTTGTCCTAAGTGGATATTTAATTTTTATTAGTTTAAAATATAGCAAAACTATAAAAAATTATCTTTGGAAAAGATTATTAAGATTATATCCAGCATTAATTATCCTTGTATTAGTCACAATGATAATTTTACCAATATTTTATACAGGAAATAATATATTTTCCGAAGCTAGTTACAGAAGTTATCCACATAGAGTCTTATCCTTGTATAAAGTACAATATGAGGTTAATCACGTATTTGAGACTAATCCATATCCTAAAGCAATAAATGGAAGTTTATGGTCGCTTAGTTATGAGTTTACAATGTATATAGTTTTAATGCTTTTATTTCCATTTAGAAAAAATAAAAGTAGTTTTATCTTGATTATACTTGGATTTATTATTTCATATGTCTTACACATTTATCGACCTGAATTTTTGTCTAAAATTTTATCAATAATTTATCTTGATTCAGTAGAATTATATCGTTTGTCAACCTATTTTTTAACAGGTAGTTTATTAAGTTTTATTGATTTAAAGAGAATAAATTCTTTTACTATAAGAGTTATGCTGTTTTTGATTCTTATAGCATCTTTGTATTTTAATTTTTTCAAATTTGTAGCACCTTTTGTTTTACCAGTTCTTATATTACTAATTGGTATTTTAAAAACAAATTATATTAGTTCGATAGGAGAAAAATTTGGAGATATTTCATATGGTGTTTATATCTACGGTTTTTTAGTTCAGCAATGTTTAATGAGTTATTTCAAATTAAATGTATTCGAATTGACATGTTATAGTCTAATTATTACATTTTTATTAGCTTATTTATCTTGGCATTTTATAGAAAAACCAATGCAAAAATTTAAGAATCTTATATTATGAAAAATGAACTTGCGATTATAATTCCTTATTATAAGATTGATTTTTTTGAACAGACTTTGCAATCAATATCTAAGCAAACTGACAAACGTTTTTCATTGTATATTGGCAATGATGCAAGTCCAAATGATCCATTGCCAATAATTAATAAATATTTAAAATCAAACGAGTTTAAATATTTCGATTACAAAGAAAACTTAGGTGGTGAAAATTTAGCTTTGCAGTGGGAACGAATTTTAGAAAATGTAACAGAAGAATGGTTTCAGATTCTAGGAGATGACGATATGATTTCTGATAATTTTGTGGAAGAGTTTTACAGGAATATTGATAAAATTAAACGAAATAAAATAAATGTTATTAAAGTTAGTCAAGTTTGGATTGATGAAAGTGATCTGTTTTTGAATGAGATAACATCTTTAGAAACCATCATTGATGCTAAAAAACATTTTTTAATAGAATACAATCATCAATTTAGATCAAGTCTATCAGAGCATTTATTTCATCGAAATGAATTTTATAAGTATGGATTCAAAAAATTTCCTTTAGCATGGCATTCCGACAATTTAGCTGTTTATGAAACAAGTAATTTTTCTAAAATATACTTTATAAACAATGCATTAGTTAGAGTTAGAATGTCTGACGTAAATATCTCAAATCGATCAGATGATTTACAAATTAAATTACAAGCAAGTCATTTATATAGGGAATACATTTTGTTAAATTATCTAGATTTTCTTCCTAAAAAATTAATATTAGAAGAACTTAGAAAATATAGAGAATACATTTGGAAAAATAAATTGGCATCTAATATATCTTTATTTAAATCG of Empedobacter falsenii contains these proteins:
- a CDS encoding DegT/DnrJ/EryC1/StrS family aminotransferase, with the protein product MIKFLDLQKINLLYQQEIEQKLLDVFRSGWYLMGEEVKNFENNLANYIGAKHAIGVANGLDALRLIFRAYIELGVMKAGDEVIVPANTYIASILALSDNGLFPVLVEPDDTTFNLDITKIEAAITTKTKAILIVHLQGRIVFSEELKSITAKHNLKIVEDNAQAIGATWQDIKSGNLGDAAGFSFYPGKNLGALGDAGAVTTNDDELAKTIRAIANYGSNQKYVNIYKGLNSRLDELQAAVLDVKLKYIDNENEARRIIAKRFLSEINNPKIILPENPKDENEHVWHVFVVRSTDRDQLQNYLNEKGIQTIIHYPIPPHHQEAYKELKDLSFPITEAMHNEVLSLPISSILTDEEVSEIINVVNQF
- a CDS encoding glycosyltransferase, which produces MSVIQENNRYLKKNIKIAKLLYHQGLYEDCINQIEKTAQFAWHFYSGIYRSNKLENLLNDIGSQLVYNNSKKIIRNNLGKFKIIHICSEVYETGGHTKLMYNWINVDSEHDHSIATTRLSLDQLKNLTKFYTSSINESNLYSVKTDSKIESAKQLTNILSEGYDLIVLHTHPDDCLVNLVFSNPQLEIPVFMVNHADHVFWLGASVIDVLLQIRETNISADKLRRQLKNQFFLPIPIVLEENKTPNVLKDYKIINLLSTGSYYKYLPDGKYNFLEEMKRLVNKFQNVVVHIVGIDKDSDYALQYKHERIIYHGLINQEKLEIIEDKTDIYLEGFPTPSFMSLLKPALKKIPFQLHYNPSLVYKLFNDDSEYYIDYPNNIEEWRKAIEKLINNEEYRSIVAQKQFEYVSQSYQLSSWKEKIAELYKNSKILVHHINKENKDIYIEGENESKIALLEYDVKISHFQYTEKLNLLSKLQVYYYSKHKHNKIHYQLSSGIYYYLKNKDTRFF
- a CDS encoding acyltransferase family protein translates to MSIERSSNNFDFLRLIFASLVIVSHSFPLTGKQEWFEVHTNGQFGLGSLSVNIFFVLSGYLIFISLKYSKTIKNYLWKRLLRLYPALIILVLVTMIILPIFYTGNNIFSEASYRSYPHRVLSLYKVQYEVNHVFETNPYPKAINGSLWSLSYEFTMYIVLMLLFPFRKNKSSFILIILGFIISYVLHIYRPEFLSKILSIIYLDSVELYRLSTYFLTGSLLSFIDLKRINSFTIRVMLFLILIASLYFNFFKFVAPFVLPVLILLIGILKTNYISSIGEKFGDISYGVYIYGFLVQQCLMSYFKLNVFELTCYSLIITFLLAYLSWHFIEKPMQKFKNLIL
- a CDS encoding glycosyltransferase family 2 protein; the encoded protein is MKNELAIIIPYYKIDFFEQTLQSISKQTDKRFSLYIGNDASPNDPLPIINKYLKSNEFKYFDYKENLGGENLALQWERILENVTEEWFQILGDDDMISDNFVEEFYRNIDKIKRNKINVIKVSQVWIDESDLFLNEITSLETIIDAKKHFLIEYNHQFRSSLSEHLFHRNEFYKYGFKKFPLAWHSDNLAVYETSNFSKIYFINNALVRVRMSDVNISNRSDDLQIKLQASHLYREYILLNYLDFLPKKLILEELRKYREYIWKNKLASNISLFKSYLKIGEIRKALGSLKY